Proteins from a genomic interval of Neisseria arctica:
- the mobA gene encoding molybdenum cofactor guanylyltransferase MobA, protein MNITALILAGGQGSRMGGEDKGLIEWQGKAFIDHVVDCLRPQVKHIAISANRNLEQYAQRSPHVFSDARRWQMMGPLAALCTAASDLQLVSADWLLTVPCDTPYLPPDLAATFSAAARKSPLCHAFYAQTSARAHYSIMFVRPQLLPAAVTYLNAGARTIRGWLQQQRARAVMFPHEADFTNYNSPQDMEYPT, encoded by the coding sequence ATGAATATTACGGCATTGATTTTGGCAGGCGGACAAGGCAGCCGCATGGGGGGCGAAGACAAAGGTTTGATTGAGTGGCAAGGCAAAGCTTTTATTGACCATGTGGTCGACTGCCTGCGTCCCCAAGTAAAACATATTGCCATCAGTGCCAACCGCAATTTGGAGCAATACGCACAGCGCAGCCCGCATGTATTCTCCGATGCGCGGCGTTGGCAGATGATGGGCCCTTTGGCCGCATTGTGTACCGCTGCCAGCGATTTGCAATTGGTCAGTGCGGATTGGCTGTTAACCGTGCCTTGCGACACTCCCTATCTGCCGCCGGATTTGGCCGCCACATTTTCGGCGGCCGCCCGTAAATCCCCTTTGTGCCATGCGTTTTATGCGCAAACTTCTGCGCGTGCGCATTACAGCATTATGTTTGTCCGTCCGCAGCTTTTGCCTGCCGCAGTCACTTATCTGAATGCCGGTGCCCGCACTATTCGCGGTTGGCTGCAGCAACAGCGCGCCCGAGCAGTGATGTTTCCGCATGAGGCTGATTTCACTAATTACAACTCACCACAAGATATGGAATATCCGACATGA
- a CDS encoding molybdenum cofactor biosynthesis protein MoaE, whose translation MKTLIRIQHEDFNINEEYQALLQRSRNTGAVVAFSGLVRDRDTDTPLSHLFLEHFPEVTEAEIARIADSAFNRWPLTACTIIHRVGMLAAEEQIVLVLVASEHRKAAFAAAEYLMDYLKTEAPFWKQEHFSDGRSHWVEAKTTDMQAAQSWKKAQ comes from the coding sequence ATGAAAACCCTCATTCGTATCCAGCATGAAGATTTCAACATTAACGAAGAGTATCAGGCGTTGCTTCAACGAAGCCGTAATACCGGAGCCGTCGTGGCGTTTAGCGGATTGGTGCGCGATAGAGATACCGATACCCCGCTTTCGCATTTATTTTTGGAGCATTTCCCTGAGGTAACGGAAGCGGAAATAGCCCGTATTGCCGATTCCGCCTTCAACCGTTGGCCACTTACCGCCTGCACCATTATCCATAGGGTGGGAATGTTGGCGGCAGAAGAGCAGATAGTATTGGTATTGGTTGCTTCCGAACACCGAAAAGCCGCATTTGCCGCTGCCGAATACCTGATGGATTACCTTAAAACAGAAGCCCCGTTTTGGAAGCAGGAGCATTTTTCAGACGGCCGTTCTCATTGGGTGGAGGCTAAAACTACCGATATGCAAGCGGCCCAAAGTTGGAAAAAGGCGCAATGA
- a CDS encoding MoaD/ThiS family protein → MITILYFGVLKQQLATVQEQLEWQGGSGRELLEFLHARGEVWREALAEDKIFRLVINKKISSWEDYIPSGAEVGLLPPVTGG, encoded by the coding sequence ATGATTACGATTCTTTATTTCGGTGTATTGAAACAGCAGCTGGCTACCGTACAGGAACAGCTGGAATGGCAGGGCGGCAGTGGTCGGGAGCTGTTGGAATTTTTACATGCACGCGGTGAAGTATGGCGCGAGGCTTTGGCAGAAGACAAGATTTTCCGGTTAGTCATCAATAAGAAAATCAGCAGTTGGGAAGACTATATCCCTTCAGGTGCCGAAGTCGGCCTGTTGCCCCCGGTAACAGGGGGCTGA
- a CDS encoding type IV pili methyl-accepting chemotaxis transducer N-terminal domain-containing protein yields the protein MNLIARFRRKYTASLSGRLKLLTCLWVGAALFSIAFTLVLSWRLEGAGAAINEAGSLRMRTYRLAYLAERQADYAVIEAQLQSFEDALHTIEKGDPKRPLFLPDTPQIHQNMHNMQQHWYQNIKPKIQAGTVPDAAQLKQFVGIIDDFVLSVEKINTRNTEWLRLFQTALMVMVLVGAGVMVVLLYLWVIRPIDILREGVSAIRKGHFGTRVATGTVAEFDQLGKGFNQMSAHLQTLYTDLEGQVALQTRNLELKNHELETLYQTSSELHQSQTSVKAADNFLNKVLPQLPASAASIRLLDFDRQRMDLVASSGLPQTMQNAEQCEHLEDCLCGKSAARTDGYPVQFYDTHQKVSGENIAKTLCERVGFDDIAVFQIRYQEQKIGILTLYFSGGLKLSNQETALLKALCDQLGVTIANIRLVEESRQLAVLQERNLMAQGLHDSIAQTLTFLNLQVQMLESAMQRQEQEQAEENLRFIKDGVQECYDDVRELLLNFRTKISRKEFPEAVHTLIKRFEQQTQIPADIRWQGEGFPLSSDEQLQVIFILQESLSNIRKHAQARHVDIQIINEQDFILRIRDNGIGFDTARLKQISGEHVGLGIMHERARRIHAELNIQSGVTEGTEITLTLPHHERTVT from the coding sequence ATGAATCTGATTGCACGGTTCCGCCGAAAATACACCGCCAGTTTATCCGGGCGACTTAAACTGCTTACCTGTTTGTGGGTAGGCGCGGCTTTGTTTTCCATCGCTTTCACGCTGGTACTTTCATGGCGGCTGGAAGGCGCAGGGGCAGCTATCAACGAGGCGGGCAGCCTGCGTATGCGTACCTACCGTTTGGCTTATCTGGCCGAGCGCCAAGCAGATTATGCGGTGATCGAAGCCCAACTGCAATCTTTCGAAGATGCACTGCATACCATTGAAAAAGGTGACCCCAAACGCCCGCTGTTTCTGCCCGATACACCGCAAATCCACCAAAATATGCATAATATGCAGCAACATTGGTATCAGAATATCAAGCCGAAAATTCAGGCAGGCACCGTACCCGATGCCGCGCAACTCAAACAATTCGTCGGTATTATTGATGACTTTGTTCTTTCGGTAGAAAAAATCAATACCCGCAATACCGAATGGCTCCGCCTTTTTCAGACGGCCTTGATGGTCATGGTATTGGTTGGTGCCGGTGTGATGGTGGTATTACTGTATTTATGGGTAATCCGTCCGATTGATATTTTACGCGAAGGGGTAAGTGCCATCCGCAAAGGCCATTTCGGCACCCGCGTTGCCACCGGCACCGTTGCCGAATTTGACCAATTGGGCAAAGGCTTCAATCAGATGAGCGCACACCTGCAAACTCTCTATACCGACCTTGAAGGCCAAGTGGCTTTGCAAACGCGCAATCTCGAATTAAAAAACCACGAATTGGAAACGCTGTACCAAACCTCAAGCGAACTACACCAATCACAAACCTCCGTAAAAGCCGCCGATAATTTTCTCAATAAAGTATTACCTCAGCTACCGGCTTCGGCAGCCAGTATCCGGCTGCTTGATTTCGATAGGCAACGGATGGATTTAGTTGCCAGCAGTGGCTTGCCTCAAACAATGCAGAATGCTGAGCAATGCGAACATCTTGAAGACTGCCTTTGCGGAAAATCTGCCGCGCGTACAGACGGCTATCCCGTACAGTTTTACGATACGCATCAAAAGGTATCCGGTGAAAATATCGCAAAAACCTTATGCGAGCGTGTCGGCTTTGATGATATCGCTGTTTTCCAGATCCGCTACCAAGAGCAAAAAATCGGTATTCTCACACTGTATTTTTCAGGCGGCCTCAAACTATCCAACCAAGAGACCGCCCTACTCAAAGCACTGTGCGACCAACTCGGCGTAACCATCGCCAATATCCGATTAGTAGAAGAAAGCCGACAATTAGCCGTATTACAAGAGCGTAACCTGATGGCACAAGGCCTGCACGATAGCATTGCCCAAACACTCACCTTTCTCAACCTGCAAGTGCAAATGCTTGAAAGCGCCATGCAGCGCCAAGAACAAGAGCAAGCCGAAGAAAATCTGCGCTTTATCAAAGACGGCGTACAAGAATGCTATGATGACGTACGCGAACTACTACTCAATTTCCGTACCAAAATCAGCCGTAAAGAATTTCCCGAAGCCGTGCATACTCTAATAAAACGCTTCGAACAACAAACCCAGATTCCCGCCGATATCCGTTGGCAGGGAGAAGGCTTTCCCCTTAGCAGCGACGAACAACTTCAAGTGATTTTCATCCTGCAAGAGAGTTTGTCGAACATCCGCAAACATGCCCAAGCCCGACATGTCGACATCCAGATTATCAACGAGCAAGATTTCATACTACGCATCCGCGACAACGGCATCGGTTTTGATACCGCCCGCCTCAAACAAATTTCCGGCGAGCACGTCGGACTGGGCATTATGCACGAGCGCGCACGTCGCATTCATGCAGAACTTAACATACAATCCGGGGTAACCGAAGGTACTGAAATCACCCTTACCCTGCCACATCACGAAAGAACCGTAACATGA
- a CDS encoding response regulator, translated as MSHIKIALIDDHTLFRSGIKALLSRQNDFEIVGEAADGLAGVKLVEQVCPDIVLLDLDMPVMNGREALAQILSAKPEQTVVMLTVSEDSDDLTECMRIGARGFLLKNINADFLLESIRKAVDGDNVFSPEMTARLVQSLISPTTPPKNQELASLTPREMEILGHLAAGHSNKVIARHLDLAESTIKVHVQNILRKLELTSRVQAAVYAVQHNVPQPD; from the coding sequence ATGAGCCATATTAAAATTGCATTAATCGATGACCACACACTATTTCGCAGCGGAATCAAAGCATTGCTTTCAAGACAGAACGATTTTGAAATCGTCGGCGAAGCTGCCGATGGCCTAGCCGGAGTCAAGTTGGTAGAGCAGGTGTGTCCCGACATTGTACTACTGGATTTGGATATGCCCGTAATGAACGGCCGCGAAGCCTTGGCACAAATCCTTAGTGCCAAGCCCGAACAAACCGTAGTGATGCTGACCGTATCGGAAGACAGCGACGATCTCACCGAATGTATGCGTATCGGCGCACGCGGCTTTCTGCTGAAAAATATCAATGCCGACTTTTTACTTGAAAGCATCCGCAAAGCCGTAGACGGTGATAACGTTTTTTCGCCCGAAATGACGGCACGCCTGGTTCAATCGCTGATTTCCCCCACCACTCCGCCAAAAAACCAAGAATTAGCCAGCCTAACACCTAGGGAAATGGAAATTCTCGGCCACTTGGCCGCGGGCCACAGTAATAAAGTGATTGCCCGCCATTTGGATTTAGCCGAATCCACTATTAAAGTACACGTGCAAAATATCTTACGTAAACTTGAGCTAACCAGCCGAGTACAGGCAGCCGTATATGCCGTACAGCACAACGTACCGCAACCGGACTAG
- a CDS encoding MFS transporter, which produces MSNITRGADGQEAVLRNDPYKVAVASMIGTAIEFYDYYIYAAAAVLVFNTQFFDKSNPGVAILLSLSTLALAFFARPLGSALFGHFGDKIGRKKTLVASLLTMGISTVAIGLLPTYQSIGIWAPLFLCICRIGQGLGLGGEWGGAALVATENAPEGKRAWFGTFPQLGAPIGLLLANGAFFGVSAIFGADALVEWAWRIPFLISIVLVLIGLYMRLTLHESHVFKEVEDKGLKVDAPVKEVMVKHIKPILQGTFIMTATYVLFYVMTAFVQVYSKSPVALSPSGHPTGLGIAANTFTGFLMIGAVVFGIFTSISGIFADKIGRRAWLIGITLLIIIFGLAMPLFLLNGTPVSVLAFILVGMVLMGCTFGPMAALLPELFPTEVRYSGASLAYNFAAIVGASIATIVAIKLNENYGLMGVGVYLAVNGILSLLALWSVHETKDVSLVKVSRN; this is translated from the coding sequence ATGAGTAATATTACCCGGGGTGCAGACGGGCAAGAGGCCGTGTTGCGCAACGATCCGTACAAAGTGGCGGTTGCCTCAATGATCGGTACGGCTATCGAATTTTACGATTACTATATCTATGCGGCAGCAGCTGTGCTGGTGTTCAATACCCAGTTCTTCGACAAAAGCAACCCCGGCGTTGCTATTTTGCTTTCACTTTCCACATTGGCTTTGGCTTTTTTTGCCCGCCCTTTGGGATCGGCACTTTTCGGACATTTCGGCGATAAAATTGGCCGTAAGAAAACTTTAGTGGCTTCTTTGCTAACTATGGGGATTTCTACCGTTGCCATCGGTTTGTTGCCCACTTATCAAAGTATCGGTATTTGGGCACCTTTGTTTTTGTGTATCTGCCGTATCGGGCAGGGGCTTGGCTTAGGCGGAGAATGGGGCGGTGCGGCTCTGGTTGCTACGGAAAACGCTCCCGAGGGCAAGCGTGCCTGGTTCGGTACATTTCCGCAATTGGGAGCACCCATCGGTCTGTTATTGGCTAACGGTGCCTTTTTCGGCGTGAGTGCGATTTTTGGTGCCGATGCGTTGGTTGAATGGGCTTGGCGTATTCCTTTTCTAATTTCGATTGTTTTGGTGTTAATCGGTCTTTATATGCGCCTGACGCTGCATGAAAGCCATGTCTTTAAAGAAGTTGAAGATAAAGGTTTGAAAGTGGATGCGCCGGTAAAAGAGGTGATGGTGAAGCATATCAAGCCGATTCTGCAGGGTACGTTTATCATGACTGCAACGTATGTGCTGTTTTATGTGATGACGGCATTTGTGCAGGTTTATTCTAAAAGCCCTGTGGCTTTGTCGCCGTCAGGACATCCTACGGGTTTGGGTATCGCGGCAAATACCTTTACCGGATTTTTGATGATCGGAGCGGTGGTGTTTGGTATTTTTACCAGTATTTCAGGTATTTTTGCAGATAAAATCGGCCGCCGTGCTTGGTTGATCGGCATAACCTTGCTTATTATTATTTTCGGTTTGGCGATGCCCTTGTTTCTGCTGAACGGTACACCTGTCAGTGTTTTGGCTTTTATTTTGGTCGGTATGGTGTTGATGGGTTGTACTTTCGGCCCGATGGCCGCTTTGTTGCCTGAGCTTTTCCCTACTGAAGTACGCTATTCGGGCGCATCGCTTGCATATAATTTTGCCGCTATTGTCGGAGCGTCGATTGCAACTATTGTGGCGATTAAATTGAATGAAAATTACGGTTTAATGGGTGTAGGCGTTTATTTGGCCGTAAACGGTATTTTATCGTTATTGGCATTATGGAGCGTACACGAGACAAAAGATGTTAGTTTGGTGAAAGTGAGCCGCAATTGA